From the Mesoplasma syrphidae genome, the window ATAACAGTCTCTATTTTTGAAATAATATGTTTTGTAATTTCTAAATACTTAAACAAACCTAAAAAAATATTTTGATTAAGTTTTTTTAGTCTCAATCCATTTATTTTTTTGATAGCATTAAAAAAATATAGATCAGCAAAAAATAACTAGTATACTAACTGTCAAATATATCATATAAAAACAAATAAACTATTTTTCTGAAAAAATAAAGTTGAGTATTAAAAAGCACACTAATTATTATGATGTGCTTTTTAAATTTTCATTCTTTTTTTGCAACATCATGTTTACGATAACTCAAAATATTTCTTTAATCTTGAAGAATATCTTCTTTGCTTTTTTCGTAATCTAATAATCAACGCTTTCGCTCAATTCCACCATTATATCCGCCAAGTTGCCCATTACTACGAATCACCCGATGACAAGGAACAATAATTGTAAAATGGTTTGCTCCAACACAATTTCCAATTGCTCTTTGTGCATTTGGTTTTTTAATTTTTAGTCCTAATTCTTGATAACTTAAAGTCATACCCGACTTAATTAGCAGCAGTTGATTCCAAACTTGTATTTGAAATTCACTTCCCTGGTAAAAGATTGGAATAGTAAATATTTTTTTAGGATTTATAAAATACTCTTTAATTTCTTTTTCAACCAAAAGCGAAATTTTTGTGGTTGCTTGTTTTAATGTTGTTTGAAAACCTTGCTCAAATTTCTTAAACTTTGGAATCTCGTTTATTTGATTACGAAATTTTAAAAAAAACAAATAATTATTATCAGTGATACTTATCATTTCTCCCAAAGGAGTTTCAAAATTATTTATATATAATATCTTTTTTTTATTAGTTCTAAGCATTATTATACCCTCTTAAAATAATATTAAAAATATTATTTTTCTAGCAAACTTGCTGCTTTTTTATCAATAATAATTGTGGTATTGGAATGTTTTTGTAAAATTGAGCATGGTCATTGTTCAGTAACTTTGCCTTTTACTAAATGATAAACAGCCTCTGCTTTATTTGATCCTGTAGCAATTAAAAGTATCTCTTTTGCATTCATAATTGATGCTAAACCCATAGATACAGCTTGAGTCGGAACTTCTTCTTTAGTAGAAAAGAAACGAGAATTTGAACTAATAGTTGATTGTGCCAAATCAACAACCGCTGTTTTTGAGTCAAAACTTGTCCCCGGTTCATTAAAACCGACATGACCATTAACTCCTAATCCTAGCAACTGTAAATCAATTCCCCCTGCAGATTCAATACTATTATCATATTGTTCTGGATCTTGTAGGTCAATTCCCGAAGGTATAAAAGTTTGAGCTTTATTAATATTAATGTGGTCAAATAAATTTTGATTCATAAAATAACGATAAGACTGTTCGTGGGTTGGCAGTAAACCTTTGTATTCATCCAAATTAAAAGTTGTTATTCTGCTAAAATCCAAATTATCTTCTTGACACTTTTTCACTAAAGTTTGGTAGGTTGTGATTGGAGTGGACCCTGTTGCTAATCCCAAAACAATTTTCGGATTTTGTTTAATTCTTTCTGCAATAATATTTGCAGCTACAGTTCCTGCTTCCTGATTGTCCTTAACAATAATAACTTCCATAAAGTTCCTCATGATTTTCTATATTTCTATATAATCATATCAATTTTAGAGTTTTTTTCCATTATAATCAGTGAAGATAAAATACAAAACAAAAAGTCAAATAAGTTTTACTTTTAAGGTTTCTGTTATTTATTTTTGATTTTGTTTAGGCTTGCCATTTTTTGAGCAATTTTGGTTTTTTTAAAAAAGTAACGTTTTGATTTTTTAAGAGGCTTAGAACCACAAATTCTGGGCTCTTGGTTACCATTAACTATGCAAAAAAAGTACTTGTCAAAAAATAAAATATAGCCAATAAATAACAGTTCAAGGCTAAAAGCTATCAAAGATCATACAATTTGTTTTTTGACAGTATACTCATTCGTAATATCATATCCAAAAAAAGTGGGAGAGTATGTTCATATACTTCCTTTAATAATTGCTACAATAATGAAAATGCCAAAACCAATCGTAAGACATAAAAATGGCCATGAAAATTCTTTATCATCTTTTGCTAATCAAAATTTAATAAAATTTACGCCAAGATAAAAAGAACTAATTACAAATAATACTAGTGCTAATAAAAGAAATAGCTCTGTAATTAGTGAATAAAAATTAGTCATATCTATCCTTTCTTGTTAAATGTATCTACGTAATTGCGAATTACTTTGTAAGCGGTAGTTTCATCATTTTTAGCCTTTGGTGAAAACATTTTTAAAATGCTTGAATTCAGTTTGAAATTTTTGTTAATTTCGTTAAGCAAACTAGTGTCTCTATAGTTTAAATTAAACTTCTGGTTACTCATGATTTTGGAATTCTTATTTCGAATATCTATATTCTCATATATTTTGTAGTATTCCTTTTCTGACATATAATTATTGCTTCTTAAAAAGTTAAGCTTTTTGACCAAGTTTGAACCTTGAATTAATGCTTCTAATCGAACGCTTGGAATAAATTCAATGTTGCCCTGTTTAGGAGCATTTTCTGGTGAATATGCGGGATAAGCTAATAATGTATCTCCTGATAAATATTGAATTTCTTTTGGACCTCCATACTCATCACGTTCCTCATAGTCTGAAGATCAAGTAGCAAATTTTGGATTTCATGCATTTAAAGAATATTTCATATAATGTCCAGCATTTTCTTTTGATAATGCTAATAATAAGTAAGAGTTTATTCCCGGTTCAGCTCTTGTCAAATTAAACGAGTTGTCAGCATCTAAGAAGTACTGCCCAGTTTGTTTGCCAAGTTTTTTTCGTTCTTTTACAAAGGCTGAAAAATTGGCGTTATTTTCGTTATAGACATCTAAAAAGTAAATTCAAATCATATCCGCATTATATAATTTAGTAATGTTACTATAGTCAATATCGCGTTCTCATGCACTCATTGCAAATTTGTAATTTGAACGTGTTTTGTCATATTCGTCTAGTCATGCAATAATATCAGCATTAACAACAGTTGATTTTTCATCAGTATAAATAATGTATTCCATATCAGGGGTATCAATAAATTTGCTTTGACGTTTTTCAGTAATTTGATCAAGAATCATTTTCATATTTTGATTACCCTCAATTCCTGATCCAAATGGAATTTTGATATGTTTTTTTAAAACTTCATCATAAACGTAAAATGAATCTGAGTTTAGAGCTCAGCTTGATTGAAACCCTTGCATATAAAATTTTCGCATCCCTATTTCATACATTTTTTCTAAATAAAATTTTAATGCCTCTCAGCTTCTTTCAGTCGCGTAAATTTTGCCATCCGCTGATCGTCTTCATTCCATTAATGACATATTAATTGACTCTGATGTTCAATAATATTTATCTAAATTTGATGGATCAATAACTGGAACAATATTTGAAATAAACGATGTATGTTTTTGAACTTGAGCCATATACTTATATTCTTCTTCTAGATAACGTCATGTATGATTTATGAATTCCAAAGGATTAGTAGGATCTTTTATTTCTTTGGGGATTTGACCTTGCTGTCAATAGTTAGCTGCTCGTGAAAAATTTGAAAAGGCAAAAACTGATGTTTCAAAGTCTTCAGTTGGTAAACAATATTCACTGATGTTTAAATAAATTGTGTTAGTTGTAAGAACTGTGCCATTTTTTTCAATATTCACTTTTATCTTTACTGACTGTGCTTCTGTTTGAGGAGTTGTCAGAATTCTAAAATAAGCAACATTTACTTTATTTGCCACAACATTGTTAAGTACTTTTTTTTCTGTCATTTTTTCAGGCACTAATAAAGTTTCATGAACTCCAGACGGGTTTAAAATTCTTAGTTTATTATTGTAATTTTTTGAAGCATAGACAAAATCATTGAATCCATACTTTATATAAACTTTTTTGTTGCTTAGTTCTTCTTCATTTTGAATTTTTATTTCAACACCTTCATTGTCTATGTCTACTTTGTTAGTAAAAACAATTTGTGTATTTACATTATCATTTTTTCAAGCATTAAGATTTATATCAGGCTTATATGCATACTTATAAGAGTCAAAGTTTCCATAAAACTTTGCATTATTTATATCTTTTGATAGTTCTGTAGGCTTGTAAAGTGCCATATTATCGGCTTCATCAGCAAAGAAAGCATGATAGTCATTGTTATTCACATGACCCTGATTTTTAAATCCAGATAAATATACATTACGCCCACTAATATGACTAATATTGAAATATGCAAAAACTCCCAAAAATGATGCCAAAAAAACCGTTAATGTTGTAGCTCATATAAATATCTTTTTCACTACCATTGGCCTTTCAGTATAATATATATATTTTTTCAAAAAAAAAAAAAAAAAGCAAGTAGTTTTAGCTAAAAAAGCCAAAACTACTTGCATACCAACTAATATCTATTGTCTAAAGTAATTATTTACCCTATTTCTTTAAAAATACAACATAATGGTTTGTTTTTAAAATTCAAATTGTTAAATAAAAAGTGACCTCAGTCACTAATTTTATATTTCAATGGTGGTCGTGGACGGAGTTGAACCGCCGACACGCAGAGCTTCAATCTGCTGCTCTACCAACTGAGCTACACGACCATTAATGGCGACCCCAACGAGACTCGAACTCGTGATCTCCTCCGTGACAGGGAGGCGCGATAACCAACTTCGCTATGGGGCCAAATGGTTGCGGGGACAGGACTTGAACCTGCGACCTTCGGGTTATGAGCCCGACGAGCTACCAACTGCTCCACCCCGCGTTACCTTGTTTGTTTTTAAAATGGCGGAAGATGAGGGATTCGAACCCCCGCTCGGGTTTCCCCGACTCTCGGTTTTCAAGACCGATCCCTTCAGCCGGACTTGGGTAATCTTCCGTGATTATTTTGTCCGGTATCCACATCACCAACATTTTTAATTTCAATGATGGTGGACCTTATTGGACTTGAACCAATGACCGTCCGGTTATGAGCCGGATGCTCTAACCAACTGAGCTAAAGGTCCTTATAAATAATGGTAGCGGGACCGAGACTTGAACTCGGGACCTTTCGGGTATGAACCGAACGCTCTAACCAACTGAGCTATCCCGCCAAAAATAATAAT encodes:
- a CDS encoding methylated-DNA--[protein]-cysteine S-methyltransferase; the protein is MLRTNKKKILYINNFETPLGEMISITDNNYLFFLKFRNQINEIPKFKKFEQGFQTTLKQATTKISLLVEKEIKEYFINPKKIFTIPIFYQGSEFQIQVWNQLLLIKSGMTLSYQELGLKIKKPNAQRAIGNCVGANHFTIIVPCHRVIRSNGQLGGYNGGIERKRWLLDYEKSKEDILQD
- the nagB gene encoding glucosamine-6-phosphate deaminase yields the protein MEVIIVKDNQEAGTVAANIIAERIKQNPKIVLGLATGSTPITTYQTLVKKCQEDNLDFSRITTFNLDEYKGLLPTHEQSYRYFMNQNLFDHININKAQTFIPSGIDLQDPEQYDNSIESAGGIDLQLLGLGVNGHVGFNEPGTSFDSKTAVVDLAQSTISSNSRFFSTKEEVPTQAVSMGLASIMNAKEILLIATGSNKAEAVYHLVKGKVTEQWPCSILQKHSNTTIIIDKKAASLLEK
- a CDS encoding glycoside hydrolase domain-containing protein, giving the protein MKKIFIWATTLTVFLASFLGVFAYFNISHISGRNVYLSGFKNQGHVNNNDYHAFFADEADNMALYKPTELSKDINNAKFYGNFDSYKYAYKPDINLNAWKNDNVNTQIVFTNKVDIDNEGVEIKIQNEEELSNKKVYIKYGFNDFVYASKNYNNKLRILNPSGVHETLLVPEKMTEKKVLNNVVANKVNVAYFRILTTPQTEAQSVKIKVNIEKNGTVLTTNTIYLNISEYCLPTEDFETSVFAFSNFSRAANYWQQGQIPKEIKDPTNPLEFINHTWRYLEEEYKYMAQVQKHTSFISNIVPVIDPSNLDKYYWTSESINMSLMEWRRSADGKIYATERSWEALKFYLEKMYEIGMRKFYMQGFQSSWALNSDSFYVYDEVLKKHIKIPFGSGIEGNQNMKMILDQITEKRQSKFIDTPDMEYIIYTDEKSTVVNADIIAWLDEYDKTRSNYKFAMSAWERDIDYSNITKLYNADMIWIYFLDVYNENNANFSAFVKERKKLGKQTGQYFLDADNSFNLTRAEPGINSYLLLALSKENAGHYMKYSLNAWNPKFATWSSDYEERDEYGGPKEIQYLSGDTLLAYPAYSPENAPKQGNIEFIPSVRLEALIQGSNLVKKLNFLRSNNYMSEKEYYKIYENIDIRNKNSKIMSNQKFNLNYRDTSLLNEINKNFKLNSSILKMFSPKAKNDETTAYKVIRNYVDTFNKKG